A DNA window from Mangifera indica cultivar Alphonso unplaced genomic scaffold, CATAS_Mindica_2.1 Un_0053, whole genome shotgun sequence contains the following coding sequences:
- the LOC123206927 gene encoding cyclic nucleotide-gated ion channel 2-like → MPSHPNSLFSIPRWIGLFQSKRSSNENGGSENSNDDIPITNNFECYACTQVGVPIFHSTSCDDAHQPEWEASAGSSLVPIQARSRSKKVSYSQTQAKAQAQARLSGPFGTVLDPRSKRVQRWNRAFLLARGMSLAVDPLFFYALSIGRGGGAPCLYMDGALAAIVTILRSCVDTVHLFHLWLQFRLAYVSRESLVVGCGKLVWDARAIASHYVRSLRGFWFDLFVILPVPQAVFWLVVPKLIREEKIKMIMTILLLIFLFQFLPKVYHSILIMRRMQKVTGYIFGTIWWGFGLNLIAYFIASHVAGGCWYVLAIQQVVSCLRQQCQRKAHCDLYFSCAEEVCYQFLAPAGAIGNSCGGNSTRTIRKSTCLDVNGPFNYGIYQWALPVIESNSVAVKILYPIFWGLMTLSTFGNDLEPTSHWLEVMFSICIVLSGLLLFTLLIGNIQVFLHAVMAKKRKMQLRCRDMEWWMRRRQLPARLRQRVRHYERQRWATMGGEDEMELIKDLPEGLRRDIKRYLCLDLIKKVPLFHNLDDLILDNICDRVKPLVFSKDEKIIREGDPVPRMVFIVRGRIKRSQSLSKGMVATSVLEPGGFLGDELLSWCLRRPFLDRLPASSATFVCVESIEAYGLDANNLKYITDHFRYKFANERLKRTARYYSSNWRTWAAVNIQFAWRKYRMRTRGPVIPVIENGSSNENMLLKYAAMFMSIRPHDHLE, encoded by the exons ATGCCCTCTCACCCCAACTCCCTCTTTTCCATCCCAAG GTGGATTGGACTGTTTCAGAGTAAAAGATCAAGTAATGAAAATGGTGGCAGCGAAAACAGTAATGATGACATCCCAATCACCAACAATTTTGAATGCTACGCCTGTACTCAAGTAGGGGTTCCAATTTTCCACTCCACCAGCTGCGACGACGCCCACCAGCCCGAATGGGAGGCCTCCGCCGGGTCTTCACTCGTTCCAATCCAGGCTCGGTCCCGGTCCAAGAAGGTTTCGTACAGTCAGACTCAGGCTAAGGCTCAGGCTCAGGCTCGGTTATCGGGACCGTTCGGGACTGTTTTGGACCCACGTAGCAAGCGCGTTCAGAGGTGGAACAGGGCGTTCCTTCTGGCACGTGGCATGTCGCTGGCAGTTGatcctttgtttttttatgcTTTGTCGATTGGCAGAGGAGGCGGGGCCCCCTGCCTTTACATGGACGGGGCGTTGGCCGCAATCGTCACAATCCTTCGCTCGTGTGTGGACACGGTTCATCTCTTCCACTTGTGGCTCCAGTTCAGGTTGGCTTACGTGTCCAGAGAGTCCCTCGTCGTCGGCTGCGGCAAACTCGTGTGGGACGCACGTGCCATCGCCTCTCACTACGTCCGGTCCCTTCGGGGCTTCTGGTTCGACCTGTTCGTGATCCTGCCCGTTCCGCAG GCAGTGTTTTGGTTAGTTGTTCCGAAATTGATCCGGGAAGAGAAGATTAAGATGATCATGACAATACTCCTATTAATCTTCTTGTTTCAGTTCCTTCCCAAGGTTTACCATAGCATCTTGATAATGAGAAGGATGCAGAAAGTTACAGGATATATTTTTGGTACCATTTGGTGGGGGTTTGGCCTTAATCTCATTGCTTACTTCATTGCCTCTCAT GTTGCTGGAGGTTGCTGGTATGTCCTCGCAATACAACAAGTGGTCTCTTGCCTTCGACAACAATGCCAAAGAAAGGCTCATTGTGATCTCTATTTTTCATGCGCAGAGGAGGTTTGCTACCAGTTTCTGGCCCCCGCAGGGGCAATTGGAAATTCTTGTGGTGGTAACTCAACCAGAACTATCAGAAAATCCACGTGTTTAGATGTTAATGGTCCCTTCAATTATGGAATTTATCAGTGGGCTCTTCCAGTCATTGAAAGCAATTCTGTTGCTGTCAAGATCCTTTATCCCATTTTTTGGGGCCTCATGACCCTCag CACCTTTGGCAATGATCTTGAACCAACAAGTCACTGGCTAGAAGTGATGTTCAGCATTTGTATTGTGCTGAGTGGATTATTGCTCTTCACTCTGTTGATTGGAAATATTCAG GTATTTCTGCATGCTGTCATggcaaagaagagaaaaatgcaGCTCAGGTGTAGAGACATGGAATGGTGGATGAGAAGGAGACAATTGCCAGCACGCTTGAGGCAAAGAGTTCGCCATTATGAACGTCAAAGATGGGCTACAATGGGAGGAGAAGATGAGATGGAATTGATCAAAGATTTACCAGAAGGCCTTAGAAGAGATATTAAACGTTATCTTTGCCTTGATCTCATTAAAAAG GTACCTTTGTTCCATAATTTGGATGATCTCATTCTTGACAACATATGTGACAGGGTGAAGCCCCTAGTTTTTTCCAAAGATGAAAAG ATAATTAGAGAAGGGGATCCTGTTCCAAGGATGGTGTTCATTGTCCGAGGGCGAATCAAACGAAGCCAAAGCCTAAGCAAAGGCATGGTAGCTACAAGTGTGCTAGAACCAGGAGGCTTTCTGGGCGATGAGCTACTCTCCTGGTGCCTTCGCCGCCCTTTCCTGGACCGCCTTCCAGCCTCATCTGCAACATTTGTTTGTGTTGAATCTATAGAAGCATATGGCCTAGATGCAAACAATCTCAAATACATCACAGATCACTTCAGGTACAAATTTGCAAATGAGAGGCTCAAGAGAACAGCAAGATACTACTCATCGAATTGGAGAACTTGGGCGGCGGTGAACATCCAATTTGCTTGGAGAAAATACAGGATGAGGACTAGGGGGCCTGTGATTCCTGTGATTGAAAATGGCAGCAGCAATGAGAACATGCTCCTCAAATATGCTGCAATGTTCATGTCAATTAGACCTCATGACCATCTTGAATAA
- the LOC123206910 gene encoding probable ubiquitin conjugation factor E4 has protein sequence MSTHKPQRSLEEIEDIILRKIFLVRLTDAADPVADARIVYLELTAAEILSEGRDLKLSCDLMERILIDRLSGSFPAAEPAFTYLINSYRRAHEELKKIANMKDKKVRSELESVFRQAKKLLVSYCRIHLANPDCFGGSDEMKSNKPNVSNVSPLLPLIFSEVGGGMDGFGGSSSGGSGAQCPPGFLKEFFDEADWDSLDPILRGLYENLRGSVLNVSALGNFQQPLRALLYLISFPVGAKSLVNHPWWIPKSVYMNGRVIEMTSILGPFFHVSALPDHTIFKSQPDVGQQCFSDASTRRQADLSSSFTMIKTVMKGLYKDLGDVVLALLKNTETREHVLEYLGEVINKNSSRAHIQVEPLSCASSGMFVNLSAVMLRLCDPFLDANLTKRDKIDPKYVFYGCRLDLKELTALHASSEEVAQWINKDSPGKTDVSGLYSDGENRLLRSQEATSSSSFASEHSLQNVKLTSNVGAGKSKYTFICECFFMTARVLNLGLLKAFSDFKHLVQDISRAEETLATLRAMQGQTLTPQLKLDIKRIEEETELYSQEKLCYEAQILRDPDLIQHALSFYRLMVVWLVDLVGGFKMPLPSTCPMEFACMPEHFVEDAMELLIFASRIQKVLDGVLLDDFMNFIIMFMASPNFIRNPYLRAKMVEVLNCWMPRGSGSSSATATLFEGHQMSLDYLVRNLLKLYVDIEFTGSHTQFYDKFNIRHNIAELLEYLWQVPSHRNAWTQIAKEEEKGVYLNFLNFLINDSIYLLDESLNKILELKEIEAEMSNTTEWEQRPAQERQERTRQFHSQENIIRIDMKLANEDVSMLAFTSEQIVSPFLLPEMVERVASMLNYFLLQLVGPQRKSLTLKDPEKYEFRPKQLLKQIVHIYVHLARGDAQNIFPAAISGDGRSYNEQLFGAAAAVLRRIGEDGRVIQEFVELGAKAKAAASEAIDAEATLGEIPDEFLDPIQYTLMKDPVILPSSRITVDRPVIQRHLLSDSTDPFNRSHLTADMLIPDEELKARIVDFVRSQELKRRGAGLNIQSMEDRIQTTNDEMLID, from the exons ATGTCAACGCACAAGCCGCAGAGGTCGCTGGAAGAAATCGAGGATATAATCCTCCGCAAAATCTTCCTCGTCCGGTTGACCGACGCCGCCGATCCTGTTGCCGATGCTCGAATCGTCTACCTCGAATTGACCGCCGCCGAAATCCTTAGTGAAGGGAGAGACCTAAAGCTGTCTTGTGATTTGATGGAGAGGATTCTTATCGACCGGCTTTCCGGCAGCTTCCCCGCGGCCGAACCGGCGTTTACTTATTTGATCAACTCGTATCGGCGCGCTCATGAGGAACTTAAGAAGATAGCGAATATGAAGGATAAGAAAGTACGTAGCGAATTGGAGTCGGTGTTCAGACAAGCGAAGAAGCTTTTGGTTTCTTATTGTAGAATTCATTTAGCGAATCCGGATTGTTTTGGTGGCAGTGATGAGATGAAGAGTAATAAACCGAATGTTTCCAATGTTTCGCCGTTGTTGCCATTGATATTTTCGGAGGTCGGAGGAGGAATGGACGGGTTTGGAGGAAGTAGTAGCGGTGGTAGTGGGGCTCAGTGTCCTCCGGGGTTTTTGAAGGAATTCTTTGATGAAGCTGATTGGGATAGTTTGGACCCGATTTTGAGAGGGTTATATGAGAATTTGAGGGGAAGTGTGTTGAATGTTTCTGCATTGGGGAATTTTCAGCAGCCATTGAGGGCATTGTTGTATTTGATTAGTTTTCCAGTTGGAGCTAAGAGTTTGGTGAATCATCCGTGGTGGATTCCCAAGAGTGTTTATATGAATGGGAGAGTTATAGAGATGACAAGTATTTTGGGTCCCTTTTTTCATGTCAGCGCTTTGCCTGATCATACTATTTTCAAGAGCCAGCCTGATGTTGG CCAGCAGTGTTTTTCTGATGCCTCAACTCGTCGACAAGCAGATCTGTCATCGTCTTTTACCATGATAAAAACAGTAATGAAAGGTTTATATAAGGATCTTGGAGATGTTGTTCTCGCTCTTCTGAAAAATACAGAGACAAGGGAGCACGTTCTTGAGTATCTTGGAGaggtgataaataaaaattcttccAGGGCCCATATTCAG GTTGAACCGCTATCCTGTGCAAGTTCTGGCATGTTTGTCAACCTTAGTGCTGTCATGCTTCGGCTTTGTGATCCATTCTTAGATGCAAATTTAACTAAAAGGGATAAAATTGATCCCAAATACGTTTTCTACGGTTGTCGTTTGGATCTAAA AGAGTTGACTGCTCTTCATGCATCATCAGAAGAAGTTGCTCAATGGATTAATAAAGATAGTCCTGGGAAAACAGATGTCTCTGGACTATATAGTGATGGTGAGAATCGATTGCTACGATCTCAAGAAGCCACCAGTTCCAGCAGCTTTGCATCTGAACATTCTCTCCAGAATGTGAAGCTAACATCAAATGTCGGTGCAGGAAAATCTAAATATACATTTATCTGTGAATGTTTCTTTATGACTGCAAGGGTGCTCAACTTGGGCCTGCTAAAAGCATTTTCTGACTTTAAGCATCTAGTTCAG GACATTTCAAGAGCTGAAGAGACACTTGCCACTTTAAGAGCCATGCAAGGGCAGACGCTGACTCCACAATTGAAGCTGGATATAAAACGAATTGAGGAAGAAACTGAATTGTACTCACAGGAAAAACTTTGTTACGAGGCTCAGATTTTAAGG gaTCCAGATCTTATTCAGCATGCACTTTCGTTCTATCGATTAATGGTGGTTTGGTTGGTTGACCTGGTTGGTGGATTTAAAATGCCTTTGCCATCAACTTGCCCAATGGAATTTGCTTGTATGCCTGAGCATTTTGTGGAAGATGCAATGGAACTGCTTATCTTTGCCTCACGGATTCAAAAAGTGTTGGACGGGGTCTTGCTG GATGATTTTATGAACTTCATTATTATGTTCATGGCAAGTCCAAATTTTATCAGGAACCCTTATCTCAGAGCTAAGATGGTTGAAGTTCTGAACTGCTGGATGCCCCGTGGAAG TGGCTCATCATCTGCCACAGCTACTCTATTCGAAGGGCATCAAATGTCTCTTGACTATCTTGTGAGGAATCTGTTGAAGTTATATGTTGACATTGAGTTCACAGGCTCTCACACACAG TTCTATGATAAGTTTAACATTCGCCACAATATTGCTGAACTTCTTGAGTACCTATGGCAAGTCCCTAGTCACCGTAATGCGTGGACACAG attGCAAAGGAAGAGGAAAAGGGTGTTTATCTGAATTTCTTGAACTTCCTCATCAACGATAGCATATATCTTCTTGATGAAAGTCTTAACAAAATTCTGGAACTCAAAGAGATTGAAGCTGAGATGTCAAACACAACAGAATGGGAGCAAAGACCAGCTCAAGAGAGGCAGGAGAGAACCCGGCAGTTCCATTCACAAGAGAAT ATTATACGAATTGATATGAAATTAGCCAATGAGGATGTGAGCATGTTAGCATTCACTTCTGAGCAGATTGTGTCTCCTTTCCTACTTCCTGAGATG GTTGAAAGAGTGGCCAGCATGctcaattattttttgttgcaaCTTGTGGGTCCCCAAAGAAAATCTCTTACTCTTAAAGACCCTGAAAAGTATGAATTCCGTCCAAAGCAGTTGCTGAAGCAG ATTGTCCACATATATGTCCATTTGGCAAGGGGTGATGCGCAAAACATATTTCCAGCTGCTATCTCCGGTGATGGTCGATCATACAATGAGCAG TTGTTTGGTGCTGCAGCTGCTGTGCTTCGTAGAATTGGTGAAGATGGGAGGGTTATTCAGGAGTTCGTTGAGCTTGGTGCAAAAGCTAAAGCTGCTGCTTCCGAGGCTATTGATGCGGAAGCCACCCTTGGAGAGATACCTGATGAATTCTTAGATCCAATCcaa TATACTTTGATGAAGGATCCAGTAATCTTACCTTCATCAAGGATCACAGTGGACAGGCCAGTTATTCAAAGGCATCTTCTCAGTGATAGT ACGGATCCATTCAATCGTTCCCATCTTACAGCAGACATGTTGATACCTGATGAAGAATTGAAGGCAAGAATCGTGGACTTTGTGAGATCTCAAGAATTAAAAAGGCGTGGAGCAGGCTTAAACATTCAGAGCATGGAGGATAGAATACAGACAACCAATGATGAGATGTTGATTGATTAG
- the LOC123206911 gene encoding UDP-glycosyltransferase 708G1-like, producing the protein MADTNELGPLPSSHITLLPSSGMGHLTPFLRLAGLLASCNVKVTFITPEPPVSLAESQILCHFFSAFPQISQEKLHLLPLDNLSAGSEDDPFYCHIEVIRQSSQLLSSLLRSLSPPPSAIVTDMSLTAAVVPITEALKIPNFIFFTSSATMLILFVSFHILAGSMDGVKIPSLEATPRSWIPPPLLQDTNNLLKTYIIENGKAMTKSDGILVNTLDSIEQSSLLALNGGKVIKGLPSVTAIGLLPPCCFEDNQPLTWLDDQPAGSVVYVSFGSRTAISREQLRELGNGLVGCGYKFLWVVKDKKVDREDGEELVDVIGDELMESVKEKGVAVKHWVNQESILKHPAVGGFLSHCGWNSVTEAMWHGVRVLAWPQHGDQKINANLVTSIGLGIWEKSWGWGGEQIVMREQIAEKVRQMMGNEFLRSQAMRIREEAGNRIELHRSSKKGLTELIKMWKKE; encoded by the coding sequence ATGGCAGATACCAATGAACTCGGGCCTCTTCCTTCCTCACATATTACTCTCCTTCCAAGCTCTGGAATGGGGCATCTAACACCCTTCCTTCGTCTTGCCGGTTTACTTGCTTCATGTAATGTCAAGGTCACCTTCATCACTCCAGAGCCACCAGTCTCACTAGCTGAGTCTCAGATTTTGTGTCATTTTTTCTCAGCCTTCCCTCAAATTAGTCAGGAaaaacttcatcttcttccacTTGACAATCTTTCTGCAGGTTCAGAAGATGACCCTTTTTACTGCCACATTGAAGTCATTCGACAGTCGTCGCAACTCCTCTCTTCCCTTCTCCGTTCATTGTCTCCACCCCCTTCTGCAATTGTGACAGACATGAGTTTGACAGCCGCAGTTGTTCCAATCACTGAAGCTCTTAAAATTCCCaacttcattttcttcacaTCATCTGCTACAATGCTGATACTTTTTGTGTCTTTCCACATACTAGCTGGTTCAATGGATGGTGTCAAGATTCCAAGTCTAGAAGCAACACCCAGATCATGGATTCCCCCACCACTTTTACAAGATACAAATAATCTCTTGAAGACTTATATTATAGAGAATGGCAAAGCGATGACAAAATCAGATGGAATTCTAGTGAACACATTAGATAGCATTGAGCAAAGTTCATTGCTAGCACTAAATGGTGGTAAAGTTATAAAAGGATTACCATCAGTGACTGCCATTGGGCTGCTTCCACCATGCTGTTTTGAAGACAACCAACCATTAACATGGCTTGATGATCAACCAGCAGGGTCTGTGGTGTATGTTAGCTTTGGAAGTAGGACCGCTATCTCAAGGGAACAACTCAGAGAGCTGGGAAATGGATTGGTGGGTTGTGGTTATAAATTTTTGTGGGTGGTTAAAGATAAGAAGGTTGATCGAGAAGATGGCGAAGAACTGGTTGATGTAATAGGAGATGAACTAATGGAGAGTGTTAAAGAAAAGGGAGTGGCAGTGAAGCACTGGGTGAACCAAGAGAGCATATTGAAACACCCTGCAGTGGGTGGATTTTTGTCTCACTGCGGCTGGAATTCAGTGACTGAGGCTATGTGGCATGGTGTTAGAGTATTAGCATGGCCTCAACATGGAGACCAGAAAATCAATGCAAATCTGGTGACAAGTATTGGATTAGGGATATGGGAGAAAAGTTGGGGCTGGGGAGGTGAGCAGATAGTAATGAGGGAGCAGATTGCAGAAAAAGTTAGGCAGATGATGGGGAATGAGTTCCTGAGATCGCAAGCGATGCGCATTAGAGAAGAAGCGGGGAATCGGATAGAACTGCATAGGAGTTCTAAGAAGGGGCTGACTGAACTCATCAAAATGTGGAAGAAAGAATGA
- the LOC123206913 gene encoding uncharacterized protein LOC123206913 has product MGTEVQSKMYLPGYYSLRDLNDNTGSGSWSLCQQSNTFGQYHDFFMSRQAIDVKEEHDKQQLRQTILKHESMFKHQLHELHRLYHIQRDMMNDMRSRELNKHLIPERLSRSNLYSSGFSFTDEKVRQHISSLSTVDLTHGRLSISGADSFQRHFGSIKENTMQSGYGPKQNGLRLTGYETSESESKKHQRRLIDLELPAEEYVNYEREGQGLSGVSVGSCFLSRDHAMTPERVGNSSFHSGDGPSPSSYMRKPQGPSNLNEHVKVKEASVSASTNVLGNIICSNNEMERRFPSSYSHSSFHCLDNKLSQDPHKGKERGVSFSNLHLETERQQNGWPGYNLEAGQTGSNGGPCHASYSREDLPATAKSQQVEPRNSSFSKFILSEEKKTESHQKKKIFGIEICESNNGASIEAFRFPNQNPLIPQSNTANSDSSSISSWKKLYPGSSHNVMTVQGHPLVSAFTQSSKSLVTLMHSPDPVGHKLGVSSSSRSVSNTRAEASYQNELCFGSQLESKESWVCRSSNGFGHPNVISDSSSASEHFAQHGPRNNLRDLGSMMDSKFTEEKKADAVSPNSYQNDSVTYVSINGTKKQNQQGELPWLKAVPSCNGNSSQMNVDSSQNYSHQFVDKTEMMRKSSLQTFVQDSLSATCALDAEHWKTEVGECSSNRKIPRFSHFEKPYKSMDLATPISPLKPSHLVAVDGMKANDPTSPEYGKQHKVEGQMEKGLVNHSADSRHHIDLNLSVVDEEVEELAQPTLFSSRSSQKIALEIDLEVPAVGNEMEIDLEAPAVGNEMELPPGFEHYKSSRLHVDSSKPPGFENSDGKVQGPVNLLQDVSKELYEGLRQVAAEALVAISSACVPNHDDSCSQESDDFPGDPLHWFADIVSAYKGDVQNEVGSVSVDQESVLEHAFPIGMDYFELMTLKLTETKVEQCSYEPEVFENSKTENLMPKRPRRGQARRGRQRKDFQRDVLPALASLLKNEVTEDLQTIEGLIKATGGNWKSSLALKNAVKNGGGKRKRRSVGSDSPPNDPAACLPQIELPKCSEVALEERNLLGWGKRTRRPPRQRYPVGSPPLSIK; this is encoded by the exons ATGGGAACTGAAGTACAGTCTAAGATGTATCTACCAGGTTACTATTCCTTGAGAGATCTAAATGACAATACTGGCAGTGGTAGCTGGTCTTTATGTCAGCAAAGCAATACGTTTGGTCAGTACCATGATTTTTTCATGTCAAGGCAAGCAATAGATGTTAAGGAGGAACATGACAAGCAACAATTGAGGCAAACGATATTGAAGCATGAATCTATGTTCAAGCATCAG CTCCATGAACTTCATCGTCTTTATCACATACAGAGGGACATGATGAATGATATGAGAAGCAGGGAATTAAACAAACATCTGATCCCGGAAAGACTATCACGGTCAAATCTTTATTCATCTGGATTTTCATTCACAGATGAAAAAGTTAGGCAGCATATTTCCAGTTTGTCCACGGTGGATTTGACTCATGGCAGACTGTCTATTTCTGGTGCTGACAGCTTCCAACGTCATTTTGGATCCATAAAAGAGAATACCATGCAGTCCGGTTATGGTCCTAAACAAAATGGATTAAGATTGACGGGCTACGAGACTTCAGAATCTGAAAGCAAGAAGCATCAAAGAAGGTTAATTGATCTTGAACTTCCTGCTGAAGAATACGTTAATTATGAAAGGGAAGGTCAAGGGCTTTCTGGAGTGTCAGTGGGTAGTTGTTTCCTTAGCAGGGACCATGCGATGACTCCTGAAAGAGTTGGGAATTCATCTTTTCACTCTGGTGATGGGCCTAGTCCGAGTTCATATATGAGGAAACCCCAGGGACCAAGTAATTTAAATGAACATGTTAAGGTTAAAGAAGCATCTGTCTCAGCTTCCACAAATGTTCTGGGAAATATTATCTGCTCCAACAATGAGATGGAAAGACGGTTTCCATCTTCGTATTCACATTCTAGCTTTCACTGCTTGGATAATAAATTATCCCAAGATCCCCacaaaggaaaggaaagagGGGTCAGCTTTAGCAATTTGCATTTAGAGACTGAAAGGCAACAAAATGGGTGGCCAGGGTATAACCTTGAAGCTG GCCAAACTGGAAGCAATGGAGGTCCATGTCATGCGAGTTATTCTCGAGAGGATTTACCTGCAACTGCTAAGTCACAGCAAGTTGAACCTAGGAACTCCAGCTTTTCAAAATTCATCTTGTCTGAAGAAAAGAAGACGGAATCAcatcagaagaagaaaatttttggtATCGAAATATGTGAAAGTAACAATGGTGCATCCATTGAGGCCTTCCGTTTTCCTAATCAGAACCCACTTATTCCTCAATCTAATACGGCCAATTCTGATTCATCCTCCATTTCTTCTTGGAAGAAGCTTTATCCTGGCTCAAGCCATAATGTGATGACGGTTCAAGGACACCCCTTGGTTAGCGCCTTTACTCAGTCAAGTAAGAGTTTGGTGACATTGATGCACAGCCCTGACCCTGTTGGACACAAATTGGGTGTCAGTAGCAGTTCAAGATCTGTCTCAAACACTAGAGCTGAAGCATCATACCAAAATGAATTGTGCTTTGGTTCTCAGTTGGAATCCAAAGAGTCATGGGTTTGCCGCTCATCAAATGGATTTGGTCACCCAAATGTCATCAGTGACAGTAGCTCTGCTTCTGAACATTTTGCTCAGCATGGTCCTAGAAACAACTTAAGGGATTTAGGCTCCATGATGGATTCCAAGTTTACAGAAGAGAAGAAAGCAGATGCAGTATCTCCAAATAGTTATCAGAATGATTCAGTTACATATGTTTCTATCAATGGGACAAAGAAGCAGAACCAGCAAGGAGAATTGCCTTGGCTTAAGGCAGTTCCTTCATGCAATGGAAACTCTTCTCAGATGAATGTAGATTCATCGCAAAACTATTCCCACCAATTTGTTGATAAAACTGAAATGATGAGAAAGAGCTCCTTACAAACCTTTGTTCAGGATTCTTTGTCAGCTACGTGCGCCCTTGATGCTGAGCACTGGAAGACTGAAGTTGGTGAGTGTTCAAGCAACAGGAAAATTCCTAGGTTCTCCCATTTTGAAAAGCCTTATAAATCTATGGATCTTGCTACCCCTATTTCCCCCTTAAAACCAAGCCATCTTGTTGCTGTTGATGGTATGAAGGCCAATGATCCAACATCACCTGAATATGGAAAGCAGCATAAAGTGGAGGGTCAGATGGAGAAAGGATTAGTTAATCACAGTGCTGATTCAAGACATcatattgatttgaatttgtctGTTGTTGATGAAGAAGTTGAAGAACTGGCTCAACCAACCCTCTTTTCTTCAAGAAGCAGTCAGAAGATAGCTCTTGAGATAGATTTGGAGGTGCCAGCAGTTGGAAATGAAATGGAGATAGATTTGGAGGCGCCAGCAGTTGGAAATGAAATGGAGTTGCCTCCTGGGTTTGAACATTATAAAAGCAGCAGACTACATGTTGACAGCAGCAAACCTCCTGGGTTTGAAAATTCTGATGGCAAAGTTCAAGGACCTGTTAACTTGCTTCAAGATGTATCTAAGGAGCTGTACGAAGGACTAAGACAGGTTGCAGCTGAGGCTTTAGTAGCCATTTCATCAGCTTGTGTGCCTAATCATGATGATAGCTGTTCTCAGGAATCAGATGATTTTCCTGGAGATCCCCTTCATTGGTTCGCAGATATTGTCTCTGCTTACAAGGGTGATGTTCAGAATGAGGTTGGATCAGTTTCAGTGGATCAGGAAAGTGTTCTTGAACATGCTTTTCCTATTGGGATGGATTACTTTGAGCTTATGACATTAAAACTGACTGAAACTAAGGTAGAACAATGCAGTTATGAGCCTgaagtttttgaaaactcaaaaactGAAAACTTAATGCCTAAACGACCCCGAAGAGGTCAGGCAAGGAGAGGGAGGCAAAGGAAGGACTTTCAGAGGGACGTACTTCCTGCTCTTGCTTCACTGTTAAAGAATGAGGTAACCGAGGATCTTCAGACAATCGAAGGGCTGATAAAAGCCACTGGTGGCAACTGGAAGTCAAGTTTGGCACTGAAAAATGCTGTGAAGAATGGTGGGGGCAAGAGAAAGAGGCGATCAGTAGGTTCTGATTCTCCTCCTAATGACCCTGCAGCTTGCCTACCTCAGATTGAGCTACCTAAATGTAGCGAAGTGGCATTGGAGGAGAGAAACCTACTAGGATGGGGGAAGAGGACCAGACGTCCACCACGACAAAGGTACCCTGTTGGTAGCCCTCCTCTCTCTATAAAATAG